The Pseudomonadota bacterium genome contains the following window.
GGGCTTCTTCATAGAGGCGTGTCCGCTCGTCCGGATCACTGCTCTGCTTGGCCTGCTGCAGAAGGCCGTCGAACGGCTCGTGACACCAGCGCGCACGGTTCGCGCCATCCGCGGCGGCGCAACCCAGCAGGACATGCAGGAAGTTGTCGGGATCGCCGTTGTCGCCGGTCCAACCCAACAGCAGCATTTGATGCTCACCGTTCCGCGATCGGTCCAGATACTCGCCCCACTCAAAGGTCACGATCTCGGCCTCGATGCCGATTTCGGCGAGGTCGGCCTGCATCAGCTCGGCCATGCGTTCGGCGTTCGGGTTATAGGGCCGCTGCACCGGCATCGCCCACAGGTCCGTCGAGAAGCCGTCGGGATAGCCGGCTTCGGCCAGCAATGCCTTGGCCTTTTCGGGATCGTACTCGTAGTCGGTGATGGCGTCGTTATAGGACCAGATTGTCGGCGGGATCGGGTTCTTGGCTTTCACGCCGGCACCCAGATAGACGGCTTCGATGATCGCGTCGCGATCGATCGCCATGTTGATGGCCTGGCGCACGCGCACATCGGTGAACGGATCCTTCTCCGTGTTCATGGCCAGATAGCCGACGTTCAGGCCTTCCTGCTGCATCACGTTGATGTCTGGATCGGCCATCATGGCTTCCAGATCAGCCGGGTTGGGATACGGCATGATGTGGCATTCGCCGGCCTGCAGCTTGTTGTAGCGCTGGGTCGGATCGATCGTGATCAGGAAGACCAGCCGGTCGATCGGGGCGCGCCCGCGCCAATAGTCGTCAAAGGAGCGATAGTCGATGCGCTCGTCCTTGACGTAGCGCACCATCTGGAAGGGGTCGGTGCCGATCGGCTCCAGGTCGAACGTATCGGGCGTGCCGGCCGCCATCATGGCATCGGCATACTCCGCCGACATGATGGACGCGAAATCCATGCCCAGATTGGCGATCATCGGCGCTTCGGGCTGGTTCAAGGTCATGACCACCGTCATG
Protein-coding sequences here:
- a CDS encoding ABC transporter substrate-binding protein, whose protein sequence is MNNKLLTALVAALATFGIAAGEAQAEKTLVYCSEASPEGFNPSLYTAGTTFDASSRNVFNRLVEFERGSTNIEPALAESWEVSDDGLVYTFHLRPGVKWQSSDNFTPTRDFNADDVLFSFNRQLDPEHPYHNVSGGSYEYFQGMDMPNLLKSVEKTDDMTVVMTLNQPEAPMIANLGMDFASIMSAEYADAMMAAGTPDTFDLEPIGTDPFQMVRYVKDERIDYRSFDDYWRGRAPIDRLVFLITIDPTQRYNKLQAGECHIMPYPNPADLEAMMADPDINVMQQEGLNVGYLAMNTEKDPFTDVRVRQAINMAIDRDAIIEAVYLGAGVKAKNPIPPTIWSYNDAITDYEYDPEKAKALLAEAGYPDGFSTDLWAMPVQRPYNPNAERMAELMQADLAEIGIEAEIVTFEWGEYLDRSRNGEHQMLLLGWTGDNGDPDNFLHVLLGCAAADGANRARWCHEPFDGLLQQAKQSSDPDERTRLYEEAQVIFKEEAPWVTIAHSVVFMPMTNDVIDYRIDPFGGHPFYGVDLAE